Below is a window of Caldicellulosiruptoraceae bacterium PP1 DNA.
TATATGAGTATATTGCAAAACATTTCTGAATTAGTTCAAAAGGGTAATGCAAAACTTGTTCCTGAGAAAGTTAAAGAAGCTTTATCACAAGGACTATCAGCTGAACAAATTTTAAATGATGGCCTTGTTGCTGCTATGTCAATAGTTGGTGAGAAGTTTAAAAACAATGAGATTTATGTTCCAGAGGTTCTAATTGCTGCAAGAGCTATGAAGGCAGGGTTAGAAATATTAAAACCTATTCTTACCGAAACAGGAGTAAAACCAATAGGAAAAGTTGTTATAGGAACTGTTAAAGGCGATTTACACGATATTGGTAAGAACCTTGTTGCAATGATGATGATTGGAGCAGGGCTTGAAGTTATTGACTTAGGTGTAGATGTATCTGCCGAAAAGTTTTGTAATGCTATAAAAGAACATAATCCACAAATTGTTGCAATGTCGGCATTACTTACAACTACCATGCCTCAAATGAAAACAATTATTGAAAAAATAAAACAGGAAGGTTTAAGAGACAAAGTAAAAATAATGGTTGGTGGTGCACCAGTCACAGAAAGCTACGCAAATAGTATAGGTGCTGATGCATATACTCCAGATGCAGCGTCAGCCGCTCAAGTTGCAGTTAAATTTGTGAAAAATAGTGCATAATGAAAAGCTTTGAATAAGTTATTTCTGCCTATTTTGTATTTTAATTATATTAATTACTATAAATATATTAAGTTTTATAGGGATTATCTTAAACTAATAAGGTAGTCCCTGTTTTATTTACATACCAATAGATAGAAGACAGGATATTAATTTGCATATATATTAAAATGTTTTTTATTATATATCATTTTTTGATGTGCAAACATTTGCGTTAAGTTTTTATTAATGATAAAATTTAATAAAAACTAACGGAGGTTATCTTATATGATAATAATACATAACCAACTAACAGATATTTTTCCACTTTCAAAAGAAAAATTCAAAATACAAATTTGGATTAAAAAAGATTACGCAAAAGAAGTCCACCTTCTATACGATGATAGATATGACATGCAAAACTTAAAAATAGAGGGAATGGAACATGAAGTAACTGTTTATGATTATAATGTCTATTCAGTAATAATAAAGCCTAAAACCAAAAGACTTGGATATAAATTTATCATAAAAGATTACAATGACAAAATTTTCTATTATAAACAAGAAGGAATAGCAACAGAAGATGAGCTATATTTTGGTCATTTTCACTTTCCGTATGTGAATGAATCAGATATTTTTTTGAAGCCTGAATATGTTGAAGACCTCATTGTTTATGAAATTTTTCCTGATAGATTTTACAAATCGCCAAATTACTCAGTAAATAAAGAATTTGAGCCTTGGGACTATAAAAAATGGGACAAAAAAGGGTCAGAGGTTTTTTTAGGTGGGAATTTAAGAGGTATTATAGAAAAAATTGATTACTTCAAAGAACTTGGGATAAATGCAATTTATTTGACACCTATATATAAATCAACTACAAGCCATAGATACAATGTAGATGATTATTATAACGTTGATCCCATTTTAGGAACAAATGAAGATTTTAAAGAGTTAGTCAATGTTATGCATAAAAATGATATAAAGGTTATTATTGATATGGTATTTAATCATTCAGGGACGAATTTTTACGCCTTTCAGGATTTAATCAAGAATGGGGAAAAATCAAAATATTCTGAATGGTATAATGTTTATTCATATCCAATTAACACTAAGCAAATTAATTATGAGACTTTTGCTACAAATGTAAGAGAAATGCCAAAACTTAATACATCAAATAATGAGGTTCAGGACTTTATTATTAATGTTTTAAAATACTGGATCAATGAATTTGAAGTTGATGGTATTAGGTTTGATGTTGCAAATGAACTTGATAAAAATCTTTTGAGAAGGATAAGAAAAGAAATTAAGAGTATAAATAAAGAAATCTTACTCATTGGAGAAGTAATGCATAGAAGTGAAAACTTTTTACTTGGTGATATGTTTGACGGAGTAATGAATTACTATTCATGGGAAATATTTATCAAATATTTGTTAGGTAGGAAAGGTGCAAAAGAAACAGCAAATAACTTAAGTGAATATAGATTGAGAATTAATCCACTTATATTTTCATGCCAGCTAAATTTGATAGGTAGCCATGATACACCAAGAGTATATACCCTTTTAGGAAATAAAGCATTAACAAGATTAGCTACTGTTTTTAACTTAACATATCAAGGAATCCCTATGATATATTATGGTGATGAAATTTTGATGGAAGGCCATCAAGATCCTGATTGCAGACGTGGAATGATATGGGATAAAGAAAGATGGGATAATGATATACTTTGGTTATATAAAAGATTAATTAAACTTAAAAAAAATATAAATGCATTAAAATCTGACAATGTAAAAGAAGGTTACATTAACGATGTTTTCTACTTTAAAAGAGAGGCTAATGATGAATTTGTATATGTCTTTATAAATGCAAATAAAGATTCAAAGCTTATAAATCTTTTTGATTTAAGATTAATCGGGAAAGAGATATATTATTTTAGTAAACAAAAAACTGAATATAATCCCTTTGCAAACGTTAGTATTTGTGTTGGAGGTAATGACTTCGAAATAATAATTGCCTCGAAAAATTTAAATGAACTTTTATTATAGAATTATTATGTTTTTGTTATAAAAAATATGCAAAATAAACAAAAAAGTATTTGACAAATAGATAATATTATTATAGAATACAAATAAAGACAAACGTTTGCACATATTTTAAGGAGGACGATTGATTATGAAAAAAAGAGAGCCTATTGGATATTTATTTTTATCGCCAGCCTTAATTTCAATGGCTGTTCTAAGCTTTTTCCCAATTGGTCTTACTATTTATTATGCATTTACTAACTTTAACCTGAACCATTTTGACAATTATAAAATAGTAGGGTTTAAAAACTTTATTGACATTTTAAATGGACCTTTTAGAGAAGTTTTTGCACCAACATTTGCATGGACTTTCTTTTTTGCCACTGTAACAGTTTTACTCAACTTTTCAGTTGGATTATTATTAGCAATATTACTCAATAATAAGTTTATGAAAGAAACCAAGATATACAGAAGTCTTCTTATTATTCCTTGGGCACTCCCACCAACAATATCTGCTCTTGCTTGGCAGGGACTATTAAATGAAGAATATGGTGCAATAAATATGCTTTTAAAAGCACTTCATATAGGTGCAATTCCTTGGAGTACTGATCCATTTTGGGCAAAGGTAAGTATATTTATTGTTAATTTGTGGTTAAGTTATCCTTTTATGATGAATGCCTGCCTTGGTGCACTTCAATCAATTCCTAATGAATTGTATGAAGTTGCTGATATTGATGGTGCAGGATGGTTTACTAGAATGTTTAAGATAACAATCCCTATGATTATACCAGCTGCTTTACCACTAATTATTTCTTCATTTGCTTATGCATTTAATAACTTTAATGTTGTTTATCTAATTACTGGTGGTGGACCTGCAAGACTTGATACACAGTTTGCTGGTTCTACAGATCTTTTGGTATCTGCAACATATAAGATGACAATGCAATTTTTCAGATATGATTTAGCATCAGCATTATCAATTATCATATTCTTTATTGTTGGTTTTATTTCATTAATCAATATGAAGTTATCAAAAGCATTTGAGGGGGGTGCAAGATAATGAACGGTAAAGAGTTTATGACAACAAAAGATGTAACTATCCTTTGGATAAGTAGAATAATTATTTGGGTTGCTATAATACTTTCATTATTACCAACTTGGTTTATTATTGTTGCTTCATTATCAAAAGGTGATGCCTTTTTTCAATCATCAATTATTCCCAAAAATCCAACATTAGAAAATTACATTAAACTGTTTACAATGAAATCAAGTGATGGACAATCTTTGCCAGATTTTATCATGTGGATAAAAAATAGTATGATACTTTGTATAGGTGTTGCATTTTTGCAAATTTTTATGACTGCACCTGCTTCTTATGCATTTTCAAGGATAAACTTTGTAGGAAGAAAAAATGGCTTAAAAACTTTGTTAATCCTTCAAATGTTTCCTGCATTTATGGCAATGCCAGCTATATATGGGCTATTAGCACGACTTGAGCTTCTTGATAATATTTTCGCATTAATTCTTGTATTAGCAGGTGGTTCAGCATTTAATATATGGCTCCTAAAAGGTAATATGGACCAATTGCCTTATGAGATAGATGAAGCTGCAATTATAGATGGTGCTAATCATTTTACTATTTTTTGGCGAATAATTCTTCCGCTATCAGCACCAATGTTAGCTGTTATGTTCATTTGGAGCTTCAACGGCGTATTTAATGAATTTATATTGTCAAGCTTAGTATTGCAATCACCTGAAAATGCGACAGTACCAATTGGTCTTCAAAGATTTATTAATAATCAATTTTCAGCTAACTGGACAATTTTCTCTGCAGCTGCGATATTAGCTTCACTTCCAATTGTAATAGTTTATATATTACTACAAAAACAAATACAAAGTGGTCTTGCAGCAGGAGCAGTAAAGGGTTAAACAATTATTCAATGGAAAAAGTTATTAATATAAGATTTTAGGAGGTTTTTAGTATGAAAAAGCCATCAGTTGCTTATTTTAGTATGGAATTTGGACTTGAAAGTAAGTTTAAAATCTATGCAGGTGGACTTGGAATACTCGCAGGTGATTTTTTAAAGGCAGCAAAAGATCTTAAATATCCTGTTGTAGGTGTTGGTATACTATGGAAACAAGGATATACAAAACAGATCATAACAGAGGAATATGGAATAATTGATGCTTACCCTATCTATAAATATGATTTTGTTAAGGATACAGGTGTAAAAGTAAAGGTTAAAATAAGAAATAGAGATGTATATTGCAAGGTATGGAAGGTTGACTGCTTTGACAATGCTGATTTGTATCTTTTAGATACAGATATACCAGAAAATGCTGATAGGTGGATAACAGGACAATTATATGGATGGTTTGGAGAAGAAAGGGTTGCACAAGAGTTAGTTCTTGGAGTTGGTGGAGTTAGAGCTTTACAACAACTAGGAATTGATATTGACGTTTATCATTTTAATGAAGGTCATGCTGTTTTTGCAGGTATCGAATTAATAAGACAACAAATGGAAGACAATAACCTGCCATTTGAAAAAGCACTTGAAGAGGTTAAGAAAAAGATAGTATTTACAACTCATACACCTGTAAAAGAAGGTAACGAATCACATCCATTAAGACTTCTTATGTATATGGGAGCAAATTTAGGTCTTACAGAAGAAGAAATGACATATATTGGTGGAAGTCCGTTCAACATGACTGTGGCAGGTTTAAGACTTTCAAGAATTTCAAATGCTGTTGCTCAACTTCATATGAAAACTGCAAACAAAATGTGGGAAGCAGTTGATAGAAGAAGTGAGATTATTGGTATAACAAATGGAGTTCATGTTGGTACTTGGGTAGATACTCGAATACTTGATGCTAAAGATAATCCAGAAAAATTATGGGAAAATCATTTGAAATTAAAAAAGGAACTAATAGAGTTTGTTCATCAAAAAACAGGAGTTTCATTGAATCCTGATATTTTAACAATTGGATTTTCAAGAAGAGCAGCACCATACAAAAGAAGCGATTTGATATTCAGAGATAAAAAAGCAGCTAAGAAAATGTTTGAAAATAAAATTCAAATAATATTTGCAGGGAAAGGGCATCCACTTGATGATGTTGGTAAACAAATTGTAAACAATATTATCGAAATGACAAAAAAATACCCTGGGAAAGTTATATTTTTAGAAGATTACGATATGGAAATAGGGAAAATGCTTACAAGAGGCAGTGATATTTGGCTTAATAATCCACGAAGACCACTTGAAGCATGTGGAACATCAGGTATGAAAGCTGCTATGAATGGTGTTTTAAATGTTTCAACTTTAGATGGTTGGTGGCCAGAAGCATGTGAACATGGAGTTAATGGTTGGCAAATTGGAGATGGATTTGAATCATCAGATATTGAAAAACACGATGAACATGATTTAAAGAGTTTAGTAAAGGTTTTACAGCATGAGGTAATACCAACATATTATGAAAATAGAGAAAAGTGGATAAAAATGATGCAAGCAAGTATAGATTCAACTCTTGAAGCATTCTCAGCTGAAAGAATGTTAAAAGAATATTATGATTTGATGTATATTCCAAAAGGCAGCAAGGAATGATGCCAATTGGTTACAATAAAAGAAATTGCAAAGGAAGCAAATGTTTCACCATCAACTGTTTCTAGAGTAATTACAGGCAATAAAAGAATTAGTAAAGAAACTGCTGAAAGAGTAAAAGAAGCCATTAGAAAATTGGGTTATATTCCAAATGCGAATGCAAAAAGTATGGTAACAAAAAAGTCTAATACTATAGGTATATTCATTCCAAGAGAACCTAAATATGTTCTTTCAAATACATTTTTTGACCAAATAATTGGAACAATATGTGAGATAGCAAACAAAAATGATTATGATATTCTGTTTGCTATCTCAACCCCTGAAAAAGAA
It encodes the following:
- a CDS encoding B12-binding domain-containing protein — translated: MSILQNISELVQKGNAKLVPEKVKEALSQGLSAEQILNDGLVAAMSIVGEKFKNNEIYVPEVLIAARAMKAGLEILKPILTETGVKPIGKVVIGTVKGDLHDIGKNLVAMMMIGAGLEVIDLGVDVSAEKFCNAIKEHNPQIVAMSALLTTTMPQMKTIIEKIKQEGLRDKVKIMVGGAPVTESYANSIGADAYTPDAASAAQVAVKFVKNSA
- a CDS encoding glycoside hydrolase family 13 protein; the protein is MIIIHNQLTDIFPLSKEKFKIQIWIKKDYAKEVHLLYDDRYDMQNLKIEGMEHEVTVYDYNVYSVIIKPKTKRLGYKFIIKDYNDKIFYYKQEGIATEDELYFGHFHFPYVNESDIFLKPEYVEDLIVYEIFPDRFYKSPNYSVNKEFEPWDYKKWDKKGSEVFLGGNLRGIIEKIDYFKELGINAIYLTPIYKSTTSHRYNVDDYYNVDPILGTNEDFKELVNVMHKNDIKVIIDMVFNHSGTNFYAFQDLIKNGEKSKYSEWYNVYSYPINTKQINYETFATNVREMPKLNTSNNEVQDFIINVLKYWINEFEVDGIRFDVANELDKNLLRRIRKEIKSINKEILLIGEVMHRSENFLLGDMFDGVMNYYSWEIFIKYLLGRKGAKETANNLSEYRLRINPLIFSCQLNLIGSHDTPRVYTLLGNKALTRLATVFNLTYQGIPMIYYGDEILMEGHQDPDCRRGMIWDKERWDNDILWLYKRLIKLKKNINALKSDNVKEGYINDVFYFKREANDEFVYVFINANKDSKLINLFDLRLIGKEIYYFSKQKTEYNPFANVSICVGGNDFEIIIASKNLNELLL
- a CDS encoding carbohydrate ABC transporter permease — translated: MKKREPIGYLFLSPALISMAVLSFFPIGLTIYYAFTNFNLNHFDNYKIVGFKNFIDILNGPFREVFAPTFAWTFFFATVTVLLNFSVGLLLAILLNNKFMKETKIYRSLLIIPWALPPTISALAWQGLLNEEYGAINMLLKALHIGAIPWSTDPFWAKVSIFIVNLWLSYPFMMNACLGALQSIPNELYEVADIDGAGWFTRMFKITIPMIIPAALPLIISSFAYAFNNFNVVYLITGGGPARLDTQFAGSTDLLVSATYKMTMQFFRYDLASALSIIIFFIVGFISLINMKLSKAFEGGAR
- a CDS encoding sugar ABC transporter permease, producing the protein MNGKEFMTTKDVTILWISRIIIWVAIILSLLPTWFIIVASLSKGDAFFQSSIIPKNPTLENYIKLFTMKSSDGQSLPDFIMWIKNSMILCIGVAFLQIFMTAPASYAFSRINFVGRKNGLKTLLILQMFPAFMAMPAIYGLLARLELLDNIFALILVLAGGSAFNIWLLKGNMDQLPYEIDEAAIIDGANHFTIFWRIILPLSAPMLAVMFIWSFNGVFNEFILSSLVLQSPENATVPIGLQRFINNQFSANWTIFSAAAILASLPIVIVYILLQKQIQSGLAAGAVKG
- the glgP gene encoding alpha-glucan family phosphorylase produces the protein MKKPSVAYFSMEFGLESKFKIYAGGLGILAGDFLKAAKDLKYPVVGVGILWKQGYTKQIITEEYGIIDAYPIYKYDFVKDTGVKVKVKIRNRDVYCKVWKVDCFDNADLYLLDTDIPENADRWITGQLYGWFGEERVAQELVLGVGGVRALQQLGIDIDVYHFNEGHAVFAGIELIRQQMEDNNLPFEKALEEVKKKIVFTTHTPVKEGNESHPLRLLMYMGANLGLTEEEMTYIGGSPFNMTVAGLRLSRISNAVAQLHMKTANKMWEAVDRRSEIIGITNGVHVGTWVDTRILDAKDNPEKLWENHLKLKKELIEFVHQKTGVSLNPDILTIGFSRRAAPYKRSDLIFRDKKAAKKMFENKIQIIFAGKGHPLDDVGKQIVNNIIEMTKKYPGKVIFLEDYDMEIGKMLTRGSDIWLNNPRRPLEACGTSGMKAAMNGVLNVSTLDGWWPEACEHGVNGWQIGDGFESSDIEKHDEHDLKSLVKVLQHEVIPTYYENREKWIKMMQASIDSTLEAFSAERMLKEYYDLMYIPKGSKE